Proteins co-encoded in one Micrococcales bacterium genomic window:
- a CDS encoding ATP-binding protein: MRSSEVVLTVPADASFVSLVRTTTSAVCAQADFTVDTLDDVRLAVDEACALAIADAPDGSELTVGFAVEDNTVHIELSAPSTRRQPLQTTTFAWTVLTALVDRVETEVREGRLTIRLHAHGITPGAL, translated from the coding sequence ATGCGGTCCTCCGAGGTGGTGCTCACGGTGCCCGCCGACGCATCGTTCGTCTCCCTGGTACGGACCACGACCTCCGCAGTCTGCGCCCAGGCCGACTTCACCGTGGACACTCTCGACGACGTTCGGCTGGCGGTTGACGAGGCCTGCGCACTGGCGATCGCCGACGCCCCGGACGGCTCGGAACTGACGGTGGGGTTCGCGGTCGAGGACAACACGGTGCACATCGAACTGAGCGCCCCGAGCACCAGGCGCCAGCCCTTGCAGACCACGACGTTCGCCTGGACGGTCCTGACCGCGCTGGTGGACCGGGTGGAGACCGAGGTGCGCGAGGGCCGGCTCACCATCCGCCTACACGCCCATGGGATCACCCCGGGGGCGTTGTGA